One window of Nocardia sp. NBC_00508 genomic DNA carries:
- a CDS encoding pyridoxamine 5'-phosphate oxidase family protein has product MTESASSRPPLSPTPRSTPTRLKDRARTDRADLDAVLDAGLVCHLGVLLGRTPVVLPTIYGRDSDLLYVHGSTGAGSLRAAVTGDVSVAVTLVDGVVYARSAMHFSMNYRSAVVLGRTVEVTGHDERLHALRVIVEHAAPGAWSRVRPPNKKELAATKVLALDLTEASVKVRAGGPIDDAADIEAGGVWAGVLPLRQVWGAPIGSDDLAPDIAVPDDVLRRRESSSVPIH; this is encoded by the coding sequence ATGACCGAATCAGCCAGCTCCCGGCCCCCACTCTCCCCAACCCCGCGCAGTACGCCGACCCGGCTGAAAGACCGCGCGCGGACCGATCGCGCCGACCTGGATGCGGTGCTCGACGCCGGTTTGGTCTGCCACCTGGGTGTGCTGCTCGGCCGCACGCCGGTCGTGCTGCCGACCATCTACGGGCGCGACAGCGACCTGCTCTACGTGCACGGCTCGACCGGGGCCGGGAGCCTGCGCGCGGCGGTCACCGGCGACGTCTCGGTGGCGGTGACCCTGGTCGACGGTGTGGTCTACGCGCGGTCGGCCATGCATTTCTCGATGAACTACCGCTCCGCGGTCGTGCTCGGTCGCACCGTCGAGGTGACCGGCCACGACGAACGCCTGCACGCACTGCGCGTGATCGTCGAACACGCCGCGCCTGGCGCTTGGTCGCGCGTGCGCCCGCCGAACAAGAAGGAACTCGCCGCGACGAAAGTGCTCGCCCTCGATCTCACCGAAGCATCGGTGAAGGTCCGCGCCGGCGGTCCCATCGACGACGCGGCCGACATCGAGGCGGGCGGTGTGTGGGCCGGTGTGCTTCCGCTACGCCAGGTGTGGGGTGCGCCGATCGGCTCCGACGATCTGGCGCCGGACATCGCCGTCCCGGACGATGTCCTCCGGCGGCGCGAATCGAGCTCGGTCCCGATCCACTGA
- a CDS encoding MspA family porin: MMNRKHSRTLAAITAVMLATIGTVAGVDTAADAEPGEVSAGGLHVVASVDANHVLPTGGALAMGVPFAHAAKVSGNFTAAFDGTSALRSGGIVAGYLVGCAVDISDGISVSIAAAGGGEVAVTPGAALTIDNEGLVALTIASEVTIAGNGELGGELTVYLLPGSVTAVVIAEEELDEDSEFPYTFAHSNTALNVNGCLSPASAMPFITVRANARNGTAQTTGYGDAFVF, from the coding sequence ATGATGAACCGCAAGCATTCGCGTACTCTGGCCGCGATCACCGCGGTGATGCTGGCCACCATCGGAACTGTTGCCGGAGTCGACACCGCGGCCGACGCGGAGCCCGGGGAGGTCAGTGCCGGCGGGCTGCATGTCGTCGCGTCGGTGGATGCCAATCATGTCCTGCCAACCGGCGGCGCTCTGGCGATGGGAGTTCCATTCGCGCACGCGGCCAAGGTGTCCGGAAATTTCACGGCCGCATTCGACGGGACCTCGGCCCTGCGTAGCGGGGGGATCGTCGCCGGATATCTGGTGGGCTGCGCGGTGGACATTTCCGATGGCATCTCGGTATCCATCGCCGCGGCCGGCGGAGGCGAAGTCGCTGTCACGCCCGGGGCCGCCCTCACCATCGATAATGAGGGTTTGGTGGCACTTACCATCGCCTCGGAGGTCACCATCGCCGGCAACGGGGAACTCGGTGGTGAGTTGACGGTATATCTGTTGCCGGGCAGTGTGACCGCGGTAGTGATCGCCGAGGAGGAGCTCGACGAGGACTCGGAGTTCCCCTACACATTCGCGCACAGCAATACCGCGCTGAATGTCAACGGATGCCTCTCCCCGGCCTCGGCCATGCCATTCATCACCGTCCGCGCGAACGCCAGGAACGGCACCGCGCAAACGACAGGCTATGGCGATGCATTCGTGTTCTGA